The following proteins are co-located in the Pyxicephalus adspersus chromosome Z, UCB_Pads_2.0, whole genome shotgun sequence genome:
- the TSPAN6 gene encoding tetraspanin-6, giving the protein MFAQMQYVNEESNNLVTWIALILSFILLYPQITGVILLTVGVWGKVSLEVYFSLLNENATNVPYVLIGTGAVIILLGTFGCFATCRASTWMLKLYAMFLSLIFLIELIAAIVGLVFRHEIRSSFENGYMQALNQYNSTEDEQSRAVDTIQRTGCISSVTNIMESRMGVVAGISFGIACFQLVGMFLACCLSRYITNNQYEMV; this is encoded by the exons ATGTTTGCACAGATG CAGTACGTGAATGAAGAATCAAATAATTTGGTTACTTGGATTGCACTTATTCTTAGTTTCATCCTCTTGTATCCACAGATCACTGGCGTCATCCTGCTCACAGTCGGTGTCTGGGGAAAAGTCAGCCTGGAAGTCTACTTTTCATTGCTCAACGAAAATGCCACCAACGTTCCCTATGTTCTCATTGGCACTGGAGCCGTCATTATCCTATTGGGCACCTTTGGCTGCTTTGCCACCTGTCGGGCCAGCACCTGGATGCTCAAATTG tacgCAATGTTTTTGTCACTCATCTTCCTAATTGAGCTGATTGCCGCCATTGTAGGACTGGTTTTCAGACATGAG ATCAGGAGCAGCTTTGAAAATGGTTACATGCAGGCACTGAATCAGTACAACTCCACCGAGGATGAGCAGAGCCGAGCTGTGGACACCATTCAGAGGACA gGCTGTATATCTTCTGTCACCAACATCATGGAGTCACGGATGGGAGTGGTAGCTGGAATTTCTTTTGGCATTGCCTGCTTTCAG CTCGTTGGGATGTTTCTGGCTTGCTGTTTATCTCGTTACATTACGAACAACCAGTATGAGATGGTATAA